The Dermacentor silvarum isolate Dsil-2018 chromosome 7, BIME_Dsil_1.4, whole genome shotgun sequence genomic sequence TCTGTGCGTGTGGCCGATTGCAATGATAAACTGCATCAAACGATTGCATCAAACCATACCGCGTTGAACTGCGTATAACAAACTCAAACACTCGCCACCGGGACAAATGTAAATGCATTCGGTTGAAATTTGGTACAGGGTATGGTATAACATACGCAGAGTTTGATGCAAACGCTCGCAACTATGTTCCAAAATTAAAGAGGTGACGTATATTTTTCACAATTAGAAACAACTGCAGGAGCGCAGTCAGGCCAATTACTATGGGTGGTTGGCTAAATATCGTTTCCCTTCGGATGTAACACGTGTACTTTGATAACTACATTTACAAAGCACTGTCACAAGTAGCAATGTCAAGCCACAGTGGATATTCAAAATGTCAAGCGCCATCTATCAACAGGCACCAAAGTGCGATCCGCCATCTTGACAAATGTACTAGAAAACGAAACTGCTAGCTCGGCAGCAGGGCTACACGCACAGATGCGACTTTCATCCTTGTTCTCTGGTGTCCTTCCAATGCTGCCCGATGCCATATGCAAAGCAAATGATTTGTGCCAGTGCCAGCCAGAAGCTaggcatgctttttttttcagcaatagaCATACCATCAGCGAATTAGACAAAATCCGCATCCGAAACAGTAGCCAACGTAGACAATATTTTTCATCTTGTTACCGCATATATTATTGTCTCCTGTGACATGTATAACCTCCCCCCTCCAAATGAACACAAAAAATTTAATTGTGGGCGTTTTCTTTTATTACTAAGTAGGCTTCGTTAAGATCAGCGCTTAAGGGTGACGCTTGCTTTCGTATTGTTTGGGAACGCGAACACCTGCCTAGCCTATATGAGGGCAATTATTTTTGTTACTCTTTTATGCGAAGGCTCTGCCGTTTCATATAGAGGGCAAATATAGATTTTTAAGCGTTTTAAGCATTCTTGTGGCTCACAAAAATATTTTCGCAAACAAATTGAAACCCTCCTGAAGGGTTGTTTCCGTGCTTCTTTTGCTATTAATATTTTCTAGATAatgaaaaaataagaaaacgttTGAAAACACAGCGCGACGTTCCCAAAAATTATATTTTTATTCGtgataaaagaaagaaacaaagcgctTTGACATGATAGAACAGGCGTGCAGATGAAGCAATTGTATATGCCATTTGTTCACTGAAAAGTCCTGACAGCTCGCCAAAGACTATCAACGCAGGTTTTGTCAAACGACAAGGAATGCAGGAGCATATACGATTACGATGTTTTTTAGAACTGCAGTAAGTTGAGATAGTTAGTAGGGATTCATAGTGAAAGAAGCTGAGGCGTGAAGACACGGACCCAAGAGAAGAcaaccagacaacacaaacgccgactgtCAACTGAACCGCGCACTGTGGCGGAAAAGAAAGTAGACACAGAACTTAACGGCAAATGCTCAAGTATAGTAGCGTCGCCTGTCAATCAGGCACACGTGCGGGCCTACGCTAGAGCCAACTGTTTAAGCCTTTAATTTCCTCTTTATGCAAGTTAACCGGAGGCTGGCTCACGCATTCGACTGATATGCGAGGCCTCGAACATTAGACGCGTGTCTTCGTTCTTATGCATGTGTAAAACAGCGCATTCATCAAATTTTGGTGTGCATTTACAATCTCCACAGTGCAAAGAACGATTAGACGGCGTTGCTCCGGTTAACGACCTTTTATGCTCTGTTAAGCTGAGCTTAACAAAACAGCCTGTCTGATCCAGGTAGAAGCGGCCGCAGCTGGAACTTCGCAACTTCTGGATGAAATTATCAGCTGTCGGCGCTGCAATGTCGTTACAGAGAATTGGAACCACAACTGCTTGAGCGAAATGGATGTTGCAACAGTGTTGGCTACGCAGTGGTGCTTCACCAAACTTTCGTATTTCAGCAGATCTTTGGGATGCGTTGCCAAACATGTCGAATGAAATTCTGGTTTCTCCCAGTACCTGCAGATGCAGTTTTACAGTGAGATCTGTGATGAATGATCTCTGGCTGCCTCCATCCAGAATCCCTCTGATGTATTTGTACCTGCTTTTTTTAACGACAAAAGCGCAAAAAGTTTGCAGGTACATATCTGTGGCCGTTTTTGCGCAAACGTTTGTGGAATCTCTGTCGCATAGCATTACTGATCTCTACGAGACTAACCCTGCTGTGTTACCGAAGCCTGCATTGGTCACGAAGTTACCACTGTAGTGTCTTTATTTCTGTAGTTAGGGTCACACATATTCGAGGCATGTCTTCCGTGACAAGCTGAGCAAGTGAGTTTGACGTGGCAAGATTGTGCCTGGTGAGCTCCTGATGTACATCCATAAGAGCGGTTATCTTTAGCGAGCTTCTATTTTTTGGAAACAAGAGAGAGGTTGGTGTCGCAGGCGCGTGTGCCGTGCGTCTTTGAGCGAGAGTTAAAACACTCACTCCAGCTGTATGACGCACTGGGCAGTAAAGAAGCGATGCGGCTGCTTCGAGTTCTTTCAGCTCGGTCATCGACAAATCGAAGTGACGATGGGCTGCACTGTTCTCTTCTTTCTAATCAATACGTGTGAACACGAGCAGCTCTTTTAACTCCGCTTCCAATGTTGCAGCTGCCAGTGCTGTCTCCGAGACATTCGTATCGGACCCAGGTCGTCTTAAAATGTGGCTAGGCTTTCATCGCGTATATGCTAGAACGATCTCGTATGGCAATGCCTTGTGTAGAATATCAATCAGCATTGCAGAGAAACTCAGAGCGCGCACGTTTAGTATGGTCCGACAGCGGATATTTAGTTGCACGGCCTCCTAAAGTTGTCTAAGGCCTGGTACGTCGCTTCCCGATTTGACATGAGGTCGATTTCGAAGCACGGACAGGTGGTGCTGCTCGATCCGTTCACGATCGCCGAAACGTTCTTTGAGAAGTTATACGGTGTCTGCGTAACAGCCTTCGGAAGTCATCCAACCCGCAATTGCCGCTTCCGCTTTCCCAGCAAGATAATGccgtaaatagaaaaaaaaacttcgtagTTGTTCATATAGCTTTGTTGACATAAGCAGTCAGCTCAAACTGCTCCCAGACAGCTGTCCATGGGTGAATTTCGCCTTTAAATATTGGCATATCAAGATTCAGAAGCCTTGGGCCAATTCTGGGCATAGCCTCAGGAACTGTCGGGGTTGGATTCTGACGAGAAGTCTCCGCTGTACTGTTCACGGGTCCCTAGGCGGCCATCTTGCAGCGAATCTCGGCAAGCACGCTGATAGTTTTATCATTATTCACTGGAGCAGTTACGTATTCTGTATTGAGCTTATCGTTTGCAATGTGCTCTTCGAGCGCATCATTAAGCTTCGATATCTCGGTGTTGCTAGCAGATAGACGGTCAAAATTACCTGAAGGCTTGGGCTTGTACACGGTAGGATCTGTAAGTAGCAACCGGGCTTCTTGCAGAATATCCGTATTCTGTGCTCTGTCGAGCTAACCGCTTGGTCTTGTGCGATCCATCCCATTAGCTTATGAGGTATAGGTCTGGTATCCACGCCATTCACGAACGATGCGTTATCGAGTCAGTCCTCGCCGCCCGCAGCGCGAAGCGGTGGAGTAAATGGTCCTTCGAGACATGTGATGAAGGAAACGTCCGCACAGAGGTTTTCGCCACCAAAATGCAGAAAACCAACGAGACGCGAAGAAACGAGACAGAGACCTAATCTTCGTTCCAAACTCTTCTTTCGCAATGCCCGCCTGCGCACGTTTATTAGTATTTTTCTACAGCTCCTCCTTACATGGGCGTCAAAGTGAATGCTTTGTCGAGCTGTGCGCTTTCGCTCATTGTCGTACAACTGTCGGCGTCACCCATGCTTACTTGTTACGCACGTTTCCTTTGAGCTGAAGTGGCTGGAATGTTTTAAATATATCAAGAATAGACTTGGATTGGGCGGATATGGCTGCTGCGTTAGTCACACATTTCATTGTCTTTACTTTGATATCTTTTTGCGAAAATGACAGTGGTGATCTAGGTTTTGACGATATTGCAAATTGCTTCGCGCTGCATGAGTAACCACCACATTAGCGTGCAACAACAATCTCATAACATGCAATCTGCGAGCGTAAATCACAATTCGGCATGTTTTATAATTATCAATCTATAGAGCGGAATCTACCGAAGGAAACTCCGCGAGGTGCACGGAACCTCCCTGGCAACGTGTTTTACTGAGCTATCTGGGTccagttttaacagcgaagctgtatatgcctaggctgtAACACTCATGGACCGACCACACAGACCCTCCGGcagaaataaacctatcgaaaacctatcgaaaactcgcgtctcgtttaCTTGGTATATATCAAAATTAGCAGGGAAGgatacgaatgtatgactaacaagAATCATAGTTCATGACATGACTAACCTCACATACATGTTAATTACGTCATgattaatgataataaaatcacgtgtgccACATAATTATaacagggatatgcgggtatgagccagggacaagaaagaaagaaataaggaacgaaagaaatcacgtgtggctgaTACCGGGGCCGGAAAtttcagctccgctgtttaccatctgtacggggggCATGTCCGATGAAATTTTTTTAGTCTTTCTTTTTGGGAAAGTATCCGAGAGAATCATTAAACATTCACAATAACAGATTCTTATATAGTCCAATAAAAACATCtcgctttcaccttgttctcattttgctcatcgtcttgaatttccatctaaCTAACGCCTTCCCTGTGTTTTCCATAAAGAAAGTAGTATTATAAAAAGGTATTTCCTTGTATGTTTCCTGGTAGGTTGCCAGCATTACTTTTGTGCCTTAAACCACAAAGGTAGTGACAGCAACATTTTTTGCAAAATGTAATTATATTTAACTTTATTTTCAGGTGTGTTTCCACATCGAAACGTAGTGCGTGCGCACTTAAACATTATCAAAAAGCCTAAATATACTTTGGCAGAGGAATTAAATAACTTTGTAAAATTCAGTAGCCATCAATTAAGCAGTTTCTTTCACATCAAATGGGTTAGGTAACGTATAAGGATTTTGTCATAATGGTATGATGAAGGTTAGGTTAACGGAAACTTTCTGTTCGAGGCCTGCGCCATGCATTACACTTCAATTGGCATTTGGCAATATAGTTATGACTAATCTTCTTGTACTGCAATGTTTGATAGCGTAGTTTGCAATTTTATAAAAAGTAATCTGTAAAACAAACTGGTCAATCGAGCTAGTTGGTTGATTTGCGTCTCCGAAATATTttaagcgcaaaaaaaaacacagtacACCTGTTGTTACTTCGTGCACTGTCTTTCTCTGCGCTTAAAAGTTTTCAAGATGTTGTGTAAAGGTTTAAAGGGCAAACGCTATCATTGCGGGAGCATGTCAATACCTCACAATTCATGAAGTCCAAGATGACTTCACATTGCGTGTTCAATATCCTGGATTTACTCACTTGGCTATCATCAATTTAAAACCTTTGCGACAAGTACGGTATCTGCCGGGCCACTCCACAACTATAAAATGTTAAATAAATTAATAATGATGGTAGGCGAAATTGTACGTTTAGGATGTTTAGCTGTTCACAACCATACTCGTAGCAGTTACTTGCAAACAACAAAAATGCGTAGAAAGTTAAATACATCATATTTCTCAATTTAACGAAGAGACTATATAAAATTGTTAACGTGTCCGGAGGTTCTGGATACATCAAGCTTTATTTCTCTTCGCAAGTGGAGCCTCATGTTCGCATAAAAAATGTTCTTCATTTTCAGTATCGGAGAACTGACGCACTTTGTTAGCACAGACGCCGAACTTGGTAAACACTGACGGTCTCCTGAGGATATCTCATAAAGTAAAATAACACGAAAGAGATGTTCTTCTTAATGTTTACTAATGTACTGATTCTTTTGTTAATATGTGCAGGATACCGTCAGAGACACCTTTTGGCCAAAGAAACGAGAATCTGGAAAATTTGGCGGAAACGATGAGCCTCCGTTTATGGAGGAAACTATGGACGTGTTCACGTTCAAGAACCTCACTGTTTGGCGAAGGACTCGGTGGGAACAAGTGATGAACACCACGGATTTGGGCAAGCACGCAAACGCTTCTGCCAAACTCAACGCAACGCTCCGAGAGCCAGCAGAGAAAGACGTTAGCGTGCAAGCTGTGAAAGACATATTGCTCCTGCACGAGATGCTAGAGCTCACCGAGTGGCCTTCTGCGAAAAAGTGGGCAGAATTCGAGAAGGGAAGCCGGTTGCTCGTTACCACACAGACAGGCACGAACAAACCAGGGCGAAAGGAAAATGGTTGGGGGCCCGACTTGGATCCCCCGTATAGGGCCCTGCGGGTACAGACAGGCATTAGGCCACTAGCGCGAGAGAGGCATATTTTGGAGGAAGGTTGGGGGACCGACTTGGATCCCCCGTATGGGCTCCTACGGGTACAGACAGGCATGAAGCCACTAGCGCGAGACAGGCATGTCTTGCAGGAAGGTTGGGGAACCGACTTGGATCCTCCGTATGAGCTCTCAAGGGCGAAACATGAGCACACCCACCCGAGTGAGGTAGAATCCAAGCCGATACCTTTTGGTGGCAGGTTGATCCCACCGGAGTGGTACGAAGACCCTCAACCGCAATTTGTGATTAGGGAAAACAATGGGTATGGTACTAAAAGCAAATCGAAAGAAAGCAATAAATTGTCGGGAACAATGGCTTGGAGCAATAGAGAGCCAGCTGAGGATGAATACGTATCTGCTATTCCCCAAAGTGGAAGCGACATTTACACACCGGCGCAGCAATCAAATCGCGAAGCTGGCAGTAGCGTTAGGGTTGGTCATCAAAACTCCGCGGGCGCATCGAGTTCTCGTTACGACCATCGCCGCCGCAAATACGGATTTGGAGGTACGGAACAGCACGGTGAGTGGAATAAGATGAGTGGTGATTATGCTCATAGTGGCAAGAACATGGACGATGCTGGCTTATAGGACGAAGACGTTATCAGGGTGCCAGCAGTTGGAAGTCTTTCCCAAACCGGCGCAAGTGGCATCGGCCCTATCGAGGCGGAGGCATGGCGGCCAAGCAGCCAAACATGACACATAAAACACGGCCAACCCGAAGCATGACTCCCACTATGGAGCAGTCTGAGATGGAGCAGGCAGAAATGAACGAGCTCATCGCAAACCGAAAAGCATTCGGCAACTACTCAAATCGACTTGTTCTCTTCGCGGAAACGGTGCGCCTAGGCACCACGCAGTCGGAGTTCGGATGGAAGCTGCTCACAATAGGTTTTAAACTATTCAGCAACAGTAGTCACATCACCGAAGAAGAAATGAAGGACTTCGTGCGGAAGCTACCAGAGCCTATGCCCGGGAGCACGTTCCAGGACACCATGAACTCGATGATAATCTACGACCTGATCGCCTTCAACGGTTCGGGTGATTACAACAAGTGGAATGAAATGGAGCGGCGAAGGTTGCCCATCGGGGCTGCGCGGAACATGAGCCGAGTAGTGCAGAGTCGGCTGGCCAGCGCGCGGTCACTCAAGGCAATGGTCGACTTGTACGTGATGCAGCTGGGCGAACTGATAATTATGAAACTCAGCATTCTCAGTCTGAATACTTCGTACGACAAAGATGTAGAAGGCCTCCTCTCAAAGAAACTAAACGTGGACGTAACACCTGAATCCCTCGCAATGCAAAAAGATTTTCTGAGCAAGAACCACGTGTCAGCCAAAGTTTTAGGAGACGTCTACTCCAAAGAGCTTTGGGATGCAATGCTTCTAAATCTCATTTCTCTCAACGATGCCAAAGGTACCTCTAGCGAGTGCACCAAAGACCTTCCGCTTCTCAGCTCCAAGAACGCGAACAACACCGAAGCAATGGCTAAGGAAGTGGATGCGATCATCAACAAGCTGAAAGACACTAACAATACTATTAAAAAGGAGAAGTGCGTAAAAGAGGTGTTCTTTCTGAAACTGCTCACACTGGCCAAGAATACAGAGCACGAGATCGTCTGGAGGGACGTAATAGTGATGAAGTGGGCAAACTTGTCGGGCACGGAAGCCGCCGAAGGTGCGACTTTTTCGCCACAAACGATCAGTGTTTTAAGAGGATTTGTGCACGCCAGCGACTTGTCCATCTTCAATTCCTTGGTGCAGCAGATTAGAATACCCATCCAGAAGCCTGATATGGACAAGAGCTCAGATAGCGCGGTGCGTAGCAAACTGCTAAAGGCAGTTCGAAATGCCTCCAGCCCATTGCGACAAGACCAGTCTAGCCAAACAGTCATGCACCGCTCAGTGACAGAAGACACGGAGAAGAACGGTTCGGTCAAAGAGCAGCCATCAGTCCCTGGTGCGCAGCCTGAGCTGATCACGCATGATGGCAGCAGCGATGTTCCTAGCCAAGGAAAAGATGCTGCAGTGCCAGCTGTACAGCAAGAGGAAACTACAAGAAGTGATTTCAGAAACAATGACGCCTAAGAAGGTCCTGACAGCAGTGACACCAGCTTGAGGTTTCCCAAAGGTTGTTGGCAAAACAGGTATGCAGAAAGCTGAAAACACTAGTGCGAACAATACCATATAGGTAGCAACCAGTACAATATTTATGCCAATGGTTTCCATAAAAAATTACAATGCTGCGTAATCTACATAGTATAGAGCGAAGGGAAGGAGCGAATTAAAGGCACAAAATAACCCATCGGATCCCAGTCTTCCTGTGTGTGATTTAAAGTGAACTACCAGTGTCTGTCAGCAGCCACATGTTCGAACGAACACAACAGAATAGAACCCAAATATAAGCAAAAAAAAGGATAAGTAATTCCCATCGATAACGCAGTGCAAACCTAAGGCTAACGGCGCGTATTAGTCACCTGGAACATACAAATAAGCACGTTCCAAGCAAAAAAGCATGCTTAATCAACATAAACGGAAATAAAAAAACATCCATAACTCTCGTCTACGAGTTGTTATTTACTTGTGTCGCAAATTCTAAGAACCTGCGCACGAACTTCCATGGTGGGTATCAACTCACGTGGGCATGCTGCAGGGACGGTTTGCTGTGGTCAGCCATGAGGCAAGCGTGCGGCATAGCTTGCAGAGCGGCGCAGACGCGGAGGCCGTTGTTTGCAAGCCGCCCATATGATACGGCTGTTCATAACTCGTGACCTAAATCAACTAATTTGCTACATAAAATGGAGTGTGGCTGAAGAAAGTACACGATTCCCATCAGGCTTCAAAAGTGAACATTATATTGGCCCCAGATTCTCCTTTGTTGTTTCCCTACTGCTGGCGCcggtggcgcaccgacggggggattcgggggttgtaatcccccccccccccccctgaggccgacttaacccccccttttgtttaaccccttttctttccttacgcatttgagtactgcaactaagatgaaagacgcgcaatcgtctgcacactcgcaaaaagcgcgtttttttttgacaatttcccgtgaagaaatcgaaattattgCTGTTTAGaaggtattggcaaactgtcaacccccccccggcagagatcctgggtgcgctacggGCTGGCGCAAGGTGACGCAAGGTAACAGCAAGGAAGAGGTCTGCTCTAATGGGTCAGTTTGTTTTCCAGCTCCCAGAGATTTATATTAAAGAAGAATGGATGGTAGCCATCTTGTTGCACTGTAGGAAAGTGTCAGAGCGCCACGTCGCAAATTTCGTCTGCGAGCAGACGCCTAGTGTAAGTGCTTGTCACGTAGTGCGATAGTGGTGCCTTTTGTTATAGTAACAAAATATGTTAGCTAGGGTTTCGCAACGCATATTTAGCTGGAAGTTAGCGCCCGTATTTCTCTTAGGTCTCTGTTCTGTCTATTGCATTGTTTTATCATAGGCACGGCTACACAACATGGCATCCACTTCTGCAGCCACGATGCCTAATTTCATCAGCTTTCTTTCAAGTTCGCACTTTTTTCATCGCAGCCCAGATCGAAATCTGGTTGTCGCTGTTGCTTTTAACATTCTCTGTCGAGCGCTGCGCAAACCGGGTTTACAGTTTTTGTGGCGGCTTGAGCAAACAGCCTTCCTTGTTCAGGTTCATTCTTGATTTCATTCAGGTGGTGTACTTTTTGACGGAAACGCTGCTTTATGTTTTGAAGcagaaagttaactggaacgcccatgcatttcgtcggacactttgaaaatgaatatctcgaaactggttcagtcctgagaaaaCGTTCCAAGTGGCACCTTGCGGTcacagcggctataattcgtagattgaaagatgtgtcgtaaaatgaataattaaaaaggtaattagcgtaattaggtcaattattcaattaggcgtttcgttttctcgtggaagtaatggccacctcatcgagtagtttagatcaaggattataattgtgctatctgccacagacaattttgAAAACTTTGGACGTAGTCTGCATACACTTCATGAAATAGTGATAGCGTATGCTGCTTCAGAACCATTGATAACAGCTTAGTCTTTGTGATCCCTGGAATTGAGAAGCGTTTTTATGTCTTCTGCATATACCATATTAGCTATGTGGCCATCTTGCAGGGGGTACGAAACTCTTTGGATGAGAAGTCTGGTCGGACATGATGGTTCTTGCAAATGAGTTCTGAGGACTGTCCACTGACAAGCAAGCCACATGATGGTCAGGTACTCGGGAGAAATGTCGAATGCGAGTTATCTGGAAAACATTCAAGATAACTACGAGTCGGGTTCCTTGCATAGGTAATTAGGCCGTTTGGATGGTCTGCGTTAATAAAGTCAAAGTACGCACACGTAGTCTACGACTGTTTTCGTGAGCAAGAACAAATATTTGACACCTAGTCAAAAAAATCTTCCACACCCCATAAACGCAGGCTTTGCGAAGGGCCCTGGTATATTGCCCGCTAGAGAAACAGTTTCACTCCCGATTTCTGATTTCTAAGATGCAAGGGGATGCCTATTTTAACAGTGTTTCACAACACACTGCCTCATGAGCAAGCGTTGCAGCAAAGCCAAACAATTTCACAGACCGAGTTATGTATCACAACCAGAGGAAGCACTAGGCGGAGGGCTTTCAAAACGAGCAATAAACGCTGCATTGTAGATTGGCATACCCGTAaggcaacagacaatgaagccaaggaaagcatcgtgAAAATTAAGTCTGGTTGAAATTagaatgcagaaaataatgaagaataggaaaatgaaagtggacgaaaagataacttgtcaccgACGGGAGTCGAGCCCTCAACCTCCGCATTCAGTGTGCGTTTCACTGCCATTTGttctacggcgacggccatcaattcgtccgctaacttgggtatttatatttactagatctagccttaggagtgttagccagcgccactgcgaacCATTGTggtggatgtagaacatcctttttagcccgatggcgtcaaatcccttacaaaaatgagtattGAATTTCCGTTGTCGATTTGTTGAAGTATCATTGACTCCGTGGAAATTCAATGAAACTCCAACACTCAGTGAGCCAGCGCAACGAAATTTCATTAAAACTTCCGTTGTGCATTGCTCAATAAGTTCTCTGTTGACGACGTTCCATGGATTTCTCGTTGCATTCTCACTTAAGGCGCGAGATCCAATGAAGGAAGCCAGGCATCCCGGCTAACTGTCTGCGTTGCGTTCGGATATTCGCTGCCATCATAGGCCGAAGATTGAAGCTGGAAGGATGGAAGGATggcctacgctggaaggatggacctaataggtttgcccagagacaaggtcaacaaccgcagaatatgctcggcgcacttcacggaggtggattttatggaccgagcgagaagcaggccgtgtgAAGCTATTCTGCTCATTGGCCATTAGAgtaattacaataaatgtttttacatgtgcgtacatgaaacaccatccgcgttttgttgaattctatagtgtgttgcactgtctgctccaattctggttttcgcaaacgaacacaataaagtgagtccaaagactgttgtgttgtaagtggaattattttttataCAATTtcggcacatgcttgcttgattgtaataatgaacgcgactgcgtgcatgaaaacgcaaaaagaatccactacgcacaagcacgcagcacgaatgcacgaatggcacagctggacaggagaggagcgcggagcgcgcgtttcggtccggcggtgcgtctgatagtgcccacgacaaaaaaaaaaaagaagaagaagtagagcgcgccgcggacagctacaGAAATATAAAAAAGAGCAATGCGtgaggcatgaggggagggtgaggcgaggcatgagagagggataggaaagtcaagagggaaaggggaatggagcggaacaacgttatcataaaaaaggaataAGAAAGTGCTATAGctaaagggggagggtaaaaaataTCGCgccgctcttctttttttttcttttcttcgccaccgtagtaccgtcatccatccgctagggcctaactgaagtgcgccttggcgctagcgtcgactgagcgtctgctataggagaaccaatgggaggtataggaagattcacccccctgccTTGGGGATGTGCGCACCTCTGGATGCGCATGCGCGCTGTCATCCTCGCGAGTGCGCAGACGAGAAAGCGGTGCGTATAGGCCTTGACGCTGGCCCTAGCGCGGCGCGGTAGCTCATATGGGCTTATGGTGTGTGAGGGGTTCGACACCGGCGTTTCGTCTGCCGACTTTTGACAACAGCAGTTCacaggaaggaaaacgctgtcgccaacagtcggcagatcaaaatcggtgtcgtgccggcctagtgtgaatgagcctgaAGAGCAACATGCCGCCGTGTTGCTACAGA encodes the following:
- the LOC125946511 gene encoding uncharacterized protein LOC125946511 isoform X1, which produces MGQITNVVLVYLLSLLSAFGSGGGAKMPHPGTPIILLSTRNATYIIPVRSNGQFKPPLASLNKIRNNGARLRSEVRERPHVYAARKPPRQAILFPMPTNTRILQAMPAGSPGSGSLLNRRPPGVQDFVFCFEAGGTEMCVRTDLTAGKVTAVARSLQEVRKRRRKALPKKKVHRRRRALRSWKDTVRDTFWPKKRESGKFGGNDEPPFMEETMDVFTFKNLTVWRRTRWEQVMNTTDLGKHANASAKLNATLREPAEKDVSVQAVKDILLLHEMLELTEWPSAKKWAEFEKGSRLLVTTQTGTNKPGRKENGWGPDLDPPYRALRVQTGIRPLARERHILEEGWGTDLDPPYGLLRVQTGMKPLARDRHVLQEGWGTDLDPPYELSRAKHEHTHPSEVESKPIPFGGRLIPPEWYEDPQPQFVIRENNGYGTKSKSKESNKLSGTMAWSNREPAEDEYVSAIPQSGSDIYTPAQQSNREAGSSVRVGHQNSAGASSSRYDHRRRKYGFGGTEQHGEWNKMSGDYAHSGKNMDDAGL
- the LOC125946511 gene encoding uncharacterized protein LOC125946511 isoform X2: MAAKQPNMTHKTRPTRSMTPTMEQSEMEQAEMNELIANRKAFGNYSNRLVLFAETVRLGTTQSEFGWKLLTIGFKLFSNSSHITEEEMKDFVRKLPEPMPGSTFQDTMNSMIIYDLIAFNGSGDYNKWNEMERRRLPIGAARNMSRVVQSRLASARSLKAMVDLYVMQLGELIIMKLSILSLNTSYDKDVEGLLSKKLNVDVTPESLAMQKDFLSKNHVSAKVLGDVYSKELWDAMLLNLISLNDAKGTSSECTKDLPLLSSKNANNTEAMAKEVDAIINKLKDTNNTIKKEKCVKEVFFLKLLTLAKNTEHEIVWRDVIVMKWANLSGTEAAEGATFSPQTISVLRGFVHASDLSIFNSLVQQIRIPIQKPDMDKSSDSAVRSKLLKAVRNASSPLRQDQSSQTVMHRSVTEDTEKNGSVKEQPSVPGAQPELITHDGSSDVPSQGKDAAVPAVQQEETTRSDFRNNDA